In Lolium rigidum isolate FL_2022 chromosome 3, APGP_CSIRO_Lrig_0.1, whole genome shotgun sequence, the genomic window TTCCGTGAATGTGTATGTGCGAATCAAATACCTTTGTTCACGCGTGCGCACCGTCTAGGAGGAGCAACTGTTGCCCTCTTTGATATTCTGCGCCGCCTTCTCGGCTTCCTGCTGTGGCTCACTAAAAGTCGTACCTCTGCACGATACAGCTTATCTCCCACCGCCGGCCGCTACAACCATCTTTGACACCATGAGCAACATAAGGTCCATCTCACTCCGACAAAGAGGGGAAGTTGTCGGGATGGTGACATCGGTGGGAAGGAGCTGATTACACGACGAGTAGCTCAAGCTCCCCACCGAGCGACCACCAGGCGGAGGCGCATGATGCCATCGCCTACGACGACCACGAGGATGAGGGGGATGCCGTGACGACCAGgagaaggaggatgaagaggccaTGTGGGCACGACTGCAGGCGGAAGAGGCGGCAGAGGAGGCGGTGGCGCAGGTGGCATACACAAACAACGAGGAAGACTCGTCGGAGGGGTACACAAGCTCTTCGGACACGACGAGCTTGTCTGAAGAGCTGAGAAGCAGGAAATGCTGCCGCAGTGACAATGGTGAGGCGGGCCCTCTAGGAAGAAGTAGAATATTTCATTTGAATCTTTATTTCCGTAACTTGtatgttaaatttgtttcaaatatGAACTATTGGTGGAATTCGCTGCGGTTttggtttcaaatatggaaattttgTATATGCCTCGGCGGAAAAAATGCGTTAGGTCGGTGGGGACACCCCCAGACGCAAACAGTCGTGTGTGGCCCAACGGTTAATTTCACGTCCGCGGCTCGACGCAAACAAACGGGCATTTTCAATTTTTGCGTTCGAAATACTCCGGGCCACTAGAGATGCCCTAAGTCCAGCTCTCACCGCATGTGAAACTAGTTCCAATCCCCATCTCACCACGGTCGCTTCTCCCCCGCCGCTTTCCCCCTACCCCAACCACGCCGCCGCTCTTTCCAATGCCATGGCTCTTTCCCCCAACTCCCCGTCGCGCCTCACATCTGCCCCACCGTCGCTCCGCTCACCTTCACCCCACATCCCGCGCGTCACCTCCAACCTAAAGCCGTCGTGCATCGCCTCTGCCCCACCGCGGCCGCGGCTCACATCGTCCCACCCCTCCCCGACCGCTCCTCACCACGTCCCACCGCCGCTCCTCACAGGGGATACCACGCCTCTCACCACCCCCGATGCCGTCGAGATAAATGTTGGGATCTGAGAGCTGAGCGCCTCACCTCCGGCCCCTGGACTGCTTCTTACCATGCCCCACTACCACCAGCGAGGACGATGTGGCTGGAGGAAAGGAGAGGCTTCGCACATCGACCTCGGGAGTACGTAGCAGCAAATTCCAGATCAAGGTATAACATTTGCATAATCTTCGTACAATCCTGCAACACAATAACTTGTTAAGAACTATTGatttcttcacgtgctacacgcccaCAACGCGCCCACAAAgtagtttcatgaaaaatcggttTGTCGAGTTGCGTAtctaaaaagataaaattcaataCTAAAAGTAAGGCTTTTCAAAAGAcaagttttatcttttttacatagaccacacaaaattttggtttctcgcgaaacttgacgaacccaCATATATTATGCAGgtgtgtacatgtaaatttttttgtcaaaacttttcgacatttcaaaatataattctttggtagaggaagcatatgcatccgggagctgaattgaatttccgctgcaAAACAATAACATTAAAATAGATTTGACATTCAATCTGTCTGAACTCTGTACTGAAACTGAACGTTATTGAAAAAATTGCTTGTAACAACATTTGAAGCATCTCGGTTAATTAAATAATCCATTCAAAGGAAACATCCATACATGATGTGTGCGGCCGTTGATTTAACAAGCCACAGCCCACATGGTTATGTATACTCCCTCCATATGTTGGAAGGTTCGGCTAAATTCGAATATATCTCTACATTAAAGAGGGTttggatacattcaaattttacaTAAACTTTCAACGTCTATTTATGAACAGATGTAGTAAATCATCTGGAGAAGGGATTGCATAAGCAGTAGTATTGCTCAGTTAAGCGCTGAAAAAAAAGAGAGTTATGTACAAGATAGCACAACCCACGAGATTCACAGGCAGAACGTGTTCGCCTGCCGGTCCTGTCCTGGACGTATTAACCGTAAGCTAGCTAGCCCGATCACTGACTTGGGCAATGCCAAGGTCAAGCCGGCGCGAAGCGGTCCATGAGCAGGCACACCGTGGCCTCGGAGTTGGAGAGGACGccgctgttcctcctcctcctctcctggaTCTGGGCGCCGCCCTTCTTCACGCTCTCCACCTCGAGCATGCCGTCGCCGCAGCCCTGGTGAGGCCGGCCGACGACTTCGGCATCGGCCGCCGGCGCCGTCTCCCGGGCAAACTTGGCGAACCAAACACCGACGGCGGCAGCCATTGTTCTAGCTACAGACTCTTCTGGGCTTCTCTCACTCTTTGGTGTACACACTCGAAAGAAGAAGGCTCTTGAGGACTTGAGCTAGCTTTTGCTTTTCTCTTTCACTGCTTGAGTGGGTGTTCCTTTAACTGTGGGTGCTGGGCTCTACTTATAGTCGAGTCGCCGGTCTGAACTAGGAACCACACTTGCCACTGCGACTGCGAGTTGCCAGTGGGAAGACCGGAGGAAACTACGTACGTGGGGGATGCGTGAGCCGATGAGGGAGAAGGAGAGAGGAGCGGGCGGGCCGGTGTTTTGTTTCGGCCTTCGACGCCGAGTGGCGGGAGAGCGGCCACAGCCTTGTCTGTTGCAGAGGCCATGCCGTCCATGCTTTCCATGTGACGCACGGCGCGGCGCGACGCGCGACTGGAGGCCAAGCTAATGTGAGGCCACCGTCGGGCGTGAAGGTCCGAAGGATATCCTCGTGCCGCATACCCACTGCCGCGTGGAGAAGGGATATTTCCTGAGGACTCCGGGCGCGGATCCGGAGAGATGCCACTGCAAGGATGCTGCGTGCACGGTGAGCCGGTGACTACCATCGCCGTCACACTCAGCGCGCTAGCTCCGTGTTCTGCAGCCCAGGTTCGCTGCACCAGCTGAACGAAGTATATGATTCGGGGAATCAAAAGGATCAAACATCGGTTATGCCAATCGCGGGGAGCGCCAGACATTGGAACGTTGTGTGAGGTGCAGGAGCTGGAACGTATTCGACGGGCCTGCTCAGAAGTTTTTAAGTGGGCTAGGCTACGTCCCAACCCAGTTTGAGCAGGCGAAGTTCAGGAAAAACGCTGCACTAGCTAACCCACGATGGATTGATCTTCTGAATGCCATGTCTGAAATAATTCTGGTATGAACTGAAGAAAAATATCTCTGGCGCAGAGGGAGATATTTCACATGGAGTATCTGAGATGGAAAAATCTACTTTAGCCGAGCGGTGGTGCTGAATTACAGCTCCACTCCCACTTGGCTTCACCGTCTCGATCGTGCCCATGAATACGAACTTTTCCTAGGGTCCATGAAAACGAACTCGATTGGAGATACCTGCTGTGCAGCCCCTTTCCTAACAGAGACTTTGAGAAGACACTGAATTTGATATTTCACTAGTTATTACTAGGCTACAAACACATCACTATACGTAATAATACTCGCACACGTCTAGAGATCGTGTATATTCATGCATTCAGCACAACCTACTGGCCGAAACAATCGACCAGGATGGACAAGAGTGCGTCCTCTCGGACGAATACCGGCGACGGCGagctaccggcatcagcaacctgtttcttggccggccaacccatgGCATCGTCGCACGGCGTCTGAGCAGCACTGCACTGGCCATCAGAACGAGCTGCGTGCCCGCCTCCGCGGCCGAGCGAAGCCGTAGGTCTGAACGCCTCGTCGGCTCTCCTCTTGGCCCGGATCCTGTCCAGCTCCGCCGTCCAAATATCTATCAGGCTTGACATCGATCGATCGCCGGTCGTATATGTAACTTGCAAGACAGAACAATTTAGAGTGAAAAGTCGAATGCGAAGATCGAAGAGAGAGAGATCTGGAGTTTGGTGCGTGCTGCGGAGCAAAGAGCGATGATGCACTTTATAGAGGTCCTTTGCAGCCACTGACACGATTGACTAATTGGAAAGATGTGACTGAACCTTGACTAATTGAGGAACTTAAACTTATATAAAGGCACACAGGCTACTCATGAAATTTGTTTCAATCAGGGGATACCTGATGCTGAGCACACGGGATTGAAGGAGCTGCCGTCCGAATGTTCGTGTGAGGACATCGCAAGTGCGGCCCACTGGAAGCAGCCTGACATGAGATTGGCCGTCAGATTGCAGGAGAATCTGCTGGGAATACGTGCTTCTTCTTGATAGGCGCAGCGGCGGCAGGCGGTTCAGCATCCTGTGGGTGGAGTCCCGGCGGTACCGTGGGCGCCCGATCGCGACAACTACGGCGTACATCAGGGGACCGTTCTGCTGTTGCCATCGCTCCTGCTGCTGAAATTGACTCTCGGTACGACGGCACCGTGTTTTGTTGACGTCAATTCTTTCTGGAAGGCGGTAATTTTGTGTAACTGTATGAATCATGCTGTTGTCTGTACAGTCTTTGTGGTTCTTTTATGTTCCAAGATGAACCCGAGCTAGCCAACCATATCACACCCTATGGGCTATGGCTATGGGCGTGCTAGCTCCTCTGTCTCAGCTGATGACCGCTTTTGTGGTGTTTGTATTGCCACACCCTGCCTAGATTTGTTTCGTGTGAGATATTTCGCGCTCCAATGGCCAAGATTGACTTGCGTCGTGATTTATCCATGGAGCACCTCTCCTAATTTGTTGAGCTTTGGTCTCTTATTGAAACCATCCACCTCTATGAAGACATTGGGGATGATGTTGTTAGGAGGCTCATGCCAAATGGGGAGTACTCCGCCGAATCGGTATATGAGGTGCAATTCCTTGGGTCTGTTGCTTCGGCTATGAATAAATACATTTGGAAAGTTTGGGCACTTCCTAAAGTCAATTTTTTTCGTGTGGCTTGCAAATCAAAATAGAATTTGGACAGCGAATCGTTTAGAGAAATGGGGGTGGCCAAATTGTTGCCTTTATCCACTTTGCAAGCAATGTAAGGAAACGGCACATCACATATTCGTCCATTGCCGCTACTACGTTAGCCTTTGTGGCCACCTGCAGGAATGGGTGGCATCCCTGAGCTTGTTCCTTCGCAATGGACCGGTCTCACAACTTCGGAATGGTGGAACATGTTGTGGGGTGGGGCTATTCCAAACCGCAAAAGCAATGGTTTCCCTTACATTGCTTGTTTCATGAGAAATTTAAAGTGAGCGCAATGCAAGGCTATTTCACAATTAGCATGCTCCCTCGCAAGTAGTTTTCGATAGGATCAAATATGAGGCGCGCTTATGGGTGTTGGTGGTTGCCAAGTTTTTGCGATTTAATCTTGGGAGACTTATCTTTGTAATAAACTCTATTTACAGTCTTGTAAAACTTTTCCTTAATTAATTGAATGGGGCAAAAcatttttgcctccgtttcaataaAAAATCGTACAAGCTATACTCAGAAGTATTGAAAAGTTCTTAAATAAATTATATTGTGTATTTGAAATATGATGTTTTATAGACATGTAAAATAAAAATCTTAAACTAATATTCATTTGAGAGGTACACACATTTAAGTATGAATAGTGgtgttatactccctccgttcgtagATATAAGCCATATATTTTCTGACAAGGAAATTAAAGAAtgcaaatttcagaaaaatacACCATGTTTGGACGGGATTAACCCTAGGCAATCAATTTTTTGAAAATATTGTCTATACAAGTGGTGCAGTACCATACACCTTATATTCTagatttttttctcaaaaaactatatgatttatatctaggaacggagggagtactagttatTGCTAAATTTGAGTTTTTATACGTCCCAAGTGAATATGACTTTAAAGATGAAAATTCACATGCTCGTAGAACATAGGGTCGATCAGAATATCTATGCGCGAGTTAGGATAGACATAAGACTAGCTCTCGGTCATCTTGTACTACAAATCTTTTCCTCCTCCATGTACctttcactacaggaatgggccgatatgccgagggccgggaaccctcggcgtagcctgttttggccgtcggcgcaaccctcggcatagctcctcggcgacTACCTCCCTCGGCGGAGCCactattgccgtcggcgtagcccggtcCTCGGCGTAGCATGCTACGCCGATGGCAAAAtcgtcggcatacaaattttaaaattcaaatttcctttttccaaaacaatttttaaaaaaattcgaattttttttgaTATGCCGACGGAAAAGCCCTCGGCATAGAGttttaattttttcaaattttaatttgttttacaccatatttttttaatttttcttacttgtttatctttcacccaatacacttttaactctaattacacttaatcttaggtgaaattacaatcatggttaaacttcccagtcggtcatccatcctcacactactctagCCTCAgcgcgcttaacttcttggttccattcggatgaggttCAATTACAGAATTGACACCTTggtgataataatagcatatcaaccctattaatccTTGGATcgggatgtcacatttctttatttttgaattccaaaaaattacttaagtaaacaacaatgaatatataagtaataa contains:
- the LOC124704406 gene encoding uncharacterized protein LOC124704406 — protein: MAAAVGVWFAKFARETAPAADAEVVGRPHQGCGDGMLEVESVKKGGAQIQERRRRNSGVLSNSEATVCLLMDRFAPA